The following are from one region of the Hydrogenimonas sp. SS33 genome:
- a CDS encoding ATP-dependent metallopeptidase FtsH/Yme1/Tma family protein — protein MDFSNLKRVPERKNRIILAVSAVLLVLIVAFATLRDQAKSIDGKTAENLIENSLVTDAVIDGPYLYFKSGGVEYRVPKDAVDLRKVYEETAVSIKEPNPYLADIFTILILALLAAYLLRLARKNREAREQQISEQIQFANELQKPADIRPIISNISFKDVAGIDEVKEELEEIIDFLRYPGKYADFGIRMPRGVLLVGPPGVGKTLIAKAVAGEAGVPFFYQSGASFVQIYVGMGAKRVRELFKRAKAMAPAIVFIDEIDAVGKARGGMRNDEREATLNQLLTEMDGFEESSGVIVIAATNKIEMLDDALLRPGRFDRRVFVSMPNKEERKSILKIYLANKPHYVDLDTLAEMTVGFSGAALSSLVNEAAIHALKRGKKIIEIDDFTAVKDKVLLGKRKILTYSDEEKKIQATYQAAKAVTAHWLGIEFSKIGLLSDHFHRAEKEIVSKTEMLNLVKVHLAGDTMMQLAFGEHFTNAARDLQEARVLAQEMVERYGMGERFHADAADVEKILESARLDVEGFLGRMEEAVQRLSEAILEREIVTKEDVGALLRDLF, from the coding sequence GTGGATTTTTCTAATCTGAAAAGAGTGCCCGAGAGGAAGAACCGGATCATACTTGCCGTTTCGGCAGTGCTGCTGGTTTTGATCGTCGCCTTCGCGACGCTAAGGGACCAGGCGAAGAGTATCGACGGCAAAACGGCGGAGAACCTCATAGAAAACTCCCTGGTGACCGATGCGGTCATCGACGGCCCCTACCTCTATTTCAAAAGCGGCGGGGTAGAGTACCGGGTCCCCAAAGATGCCGTCGATCTGCGAAAAGTCTATGAAGAGACGGCGGTGAGCATCAAGGAGCCCAACCCCTATCTGGCCGATATCTTCACCATTCTGATCCTGGCGCTGCTGGCGGCTTACCTGCTTCGGCTGGCCCGGAAAAACCGGGAGGCGAGGGAGCAGCAGATCAGCGAGCAGATCCAGTTCGCCAACGAGCTGCAGAAACCCGCCGACATCCGGCCCATCATCTCCAACATCTCCTTCAAGGATGTGGCGGGCATCGACGAGGTGAAGGAGGAGCTGGAGGAGATCATCGACTTTCTCAGGTATCCCGGGAAATATGCCGATTTCGGCATCCGAATGCCCCGGGGCGTCCTGCTGGTGGGCCCTCCGGGCGTGGGAAAGACCCTCATCGCCAAAGCGGTGGCCGGAGAGGCGGGGGTCCCTTTCTTCTACCAGAGCGGCGCCTCTTTCGTGCAGATCTATGTCGGGATGGGGGCCAAACGGGTGCGGGAGCTTTTCAAACGGGCCAAGGCGATGGCTCCGGCCATCGTTTTCATCGACGAGATCGACGCGGTGGGCAAAGCCCGCGGCGGCATGCGCAACGACGAGCGGGAAGCGACCCTCAACCAGCTTCTGACGGAGATGGACGGTTTTGAAGAGAGCAGCGGCGTCATCGTCATCGCCGCCACCAACAAGATCGAGATGCTCGACGACGCCCTGCTGCGCCCGGGCCGTTTCGACCGCCGCGTCTTCGTCTCGATGCCCAATAAAGAAGAGCGCAAATCGATCCTGAAGATCTATCTGGCCAACAAACCCCATTACGTCGATCTCGATACCCTGGCTGAGATGACGGTGGGCTTCAGCGGCGCGGCCCTCTCCTCCCTGGTCAACGAGGCGGCCATCCATGCCCTGAAACGGGGCAAGAAGATCATCGAAATCGACGACTTCACCGCCGTCAAGGACAAGGTGCTGCTGGGCAAGCGCAAGATCCTGACCTACAGCGACGAGGAGAAGAAAATTCAGGCGACCTATCAGGCGGCCAAAGCGGTCACCGCCCACTGGCTGGGGATCGAATTTTCCAAAATCGGCCTCTTGAGCGACCACTTCCACCGGGCGGAGAAGGAGATCGTCTCCAAAACTGAGATGCTCAATCTCGTCAAAGTCCACCTCGCCGGCGATACGATGATGCAACTGGCCTTCGGGGAGCATTTCACCAACGCCGCGCGGGATCTGCAGGAGGCGAGGGTTCTGGCCCAGGAGATGGTGGAGCGCTACGGCATGGGAGAGCGTTTCCATGCCGACGCGGCCGATGTGGAAAAGATTCTCGAAAGTGCCCGGCTCGATGTGGAGGGTTTCCTTGGCCGGATGGAGGAAGCGGTGCAGCGGCTCTCCGAGGCGATTTTGGAGCGGGAAATCGTGACGAAAGAGGATGTAGGGGCGCTTCTGCGTGACCTTTTTTAG
- the bioV gene encoding pimelyl-ACP methyl ester esterase BioV, with translation MTFFSGFSLRGEAALFEAYLGPWRENPYVVAGFSYGAVKAVEYAISHRGRIDRLLLLSPAWFVDKSTAFKRAQLLAFRKDRDRYLKAFFRNALHPSSLDLTPYIAPGDIGELEELLMYEWPRENFEKIRKKGIVTEIYLGREDRIVDANAAHDYFRNVGESWLFKPYGHFLS, from the coding sequence GTGACCTTTTTTAGCGGATTTTCCCTTCGAGGCGAGGCGGCGCTTTTCGAGGCCTATCTGGGCCCCTGGCGCGAAAACCCCTATGTTGTGGCCGGGTTCAGTTACGGCGCCGTCAAGGCGGTGGAGTACGCGATTTCGCATCGGGGGCGGATCGACCGGCTTCTGCTTCTCTCACCGGCCTGGTTCGTCGACAAGAGTACGGCCTTCAAGCGGGCGCAGCTGCTCGCTTTTCGCAAGGACCGCGACCGCTATCTGAAAGCGTTTTTCAGGAATGCACTCCATCCCTCGTCCCTGGATTTGACACCCTACATCGCACCGGGCGATATCGGGGAGCTGGAAGAGCTGCTCATGTATGAATGGCCGAGGGAAAACTTCGAAAAGATTCGGAAGAAGGGGATCGTGACGGAGATTTATCTGGGAAGGGAGGACCGCATCGTCGATGCCAACGCCGCCCATGACTATTTCAGAAACGTGGGGGAATCGTGGCTCTTCAAACCCTATGGCCACTTTCTATCATAA
- a CDS encoding FHA domain-containing protein: MESIDKKSIREAFLPKAVLVAQTKEAEAAIPVKNHRDDLIPIWHFPFRIGRESRVEIDEEGRVIVKERFRPEPIVPSTNDVYLVDFGEKYQISRKHLEIGEENGNYYVLDFGSHCGTSVNQTRIGNGAPADRAELKDGDTVVLGKEDSPYRYTFVLL; encoded by the coding sequence ATGGAATCTATCGACAAAAAGAGTATACGGGAAGCCTTTCTTCCCAAAGCGGTCCTTGTCGCTCAGACAAAAGAGGCGGAAGCCGCCATTCCCGTCAAAAACCACCGTGACGACCTGATTCCGATCTGGCACTTCCCTTTCCGCATCGGAAGAGAGTCGAGAGTGGAGATTGATGAAGAGGGGCGTGTTATCGTCAAAGAACGGTTCCGCCCTGAACCGATCGTACCTTCGACCAACGATGTCTACCTGGTCGACTTCGGGGAAAAGTATCAAATCTCACGGAAACATCTCGAAATAGGAGAAGAGAACGGAAACTACTATGTTCTCGACTTCGGAAGCCACTGCGGTACTTCGGTCAACCAAACCAGAATCGGCAACGGTGCTCCTGCAGACAGGGCCGAACTGAAAGATGGGGATACCGTCGTCCTGGGAAAGGAAGACTCCCCCTACCGGTATACATTCGTACTTTTATGA
- the mog gene encoding molybdopterin adenylyltransferase — MDQIKVGVVTASDRASAGIYEDISGMAIMETLKAYLQNEIDFVYRCIPDVQMEIEKALKALAYDEECDLIVTTGGTGPAPRDVTPEATEAVCQKMMPGFGELMRQVSLKYVPTAILSRQTAGICNKSLIINLPGKPKSIRECLDAVFPAVPYCIDLIGGRYMVTDESVIKAFRPKS, encoded by the coding sequence ATGGATCAGATCAAAGTCGGCGTCGTAACCGCCAGCGACCGGGCCAGTGCGGGGATATACGAAGACATTTCGGGGATGGCGATCATGGAGACGCTCAAAGCCTATCTGCAAAACGAGATCGACTTCGTCTACCGCTGCATTCCCGACGTGCAGATGGAGATTGAGAAGGCGCTCAAAGCGCTTGCCTACGACGAAGAGTGCGACCTCATCGTCACGACGGGCGGCACCGGCCCCGCGCCCAGGGATGTCACCCCAGAAGCGACCGAAGCGGTCTGCCAGAAGATGATGCCGGGTTTCGGGGAGCTGATGCGTCAGGTGAGCCTCAAGTATGTGCCTACGGCGATTCTGAGCAGGCAGACGGCCGGCATCTGCAACAAAAGCCTCATCATCAACCTGCCGGGCAAACCCAAATCGATCAGAGAGTGCCTGGATGCGGTCTTTCCCGCCGTCCCCTACTGCATCGACCTCATCGGCGGCCGATATATGGTGACCGACGAAAGCGTCATCAAGGCCTTTCGACCGAAGAGTTGA
- a CDS encoding helicase-related protein → MAKKKKKFIKYNQTIRSIFGGEGFDEGITRVPLDNLIEMAMILGLKEERLTRKDLIRAFRRLWSNGDTADRALITEYLKSLDTTFASEERISNDEERQRKIEEILKTLPHMPAEEVAVKEYFGGVKLKKITPARVSRVLEKLRNAKKRSRLEEKFEGYFDEEGNFFFFHSFEIDLFGERFHKILQLSCTPFGETEMTDLDEASLQDRMQRCIEEAITERRRELDAFLRLAERPNPWLDRESVLEAVRQMPETTVPPFIPVPREKVRRLFLERFGVTDVEFRKESVRLFRWFEKAIFGQETWQVRYRLAMEVQKRWLWQRLWEGAKLPIEEDFEALRRKNEAQFDGELMALKEALAHEAEGLGIEEKMIEATIAEALIETVERHGILEIPYKTLKNINRHFARQIEGLKLRKQREELLARTIRDFKNLFPLAREMGRRLVFHVGPTNSGKTYAAMEQLKKADTGYYLAPLRLLALEGYENLVASGIPASLVTGEEQLVDDEAAHISSTIEMANFQVDVEVCVIDEVQMIDDPDRGWAWANAIIGIPAQTVIMTGSEDALEAVRELAEWLQEPLEVVRFERKAPLLLKDRPTSLKKLEPSTAIVAFSRRDVLALKEQLAGRYDVSVVYGNLSPEVRREEARRFREGESQILVATDAIAMGLNLPIKTILFARDSKFDGQSRRLLTPSEIRQIAGRAGRYGLHEEGYVGALSQPVLQTVTELIDEPPVAIHGPYRVMANFEHIDLIAKIIETESLSEILGFFVKHMRFDGPFVAANIENMAEIAKMVDLYRLDLKSKYHLACAPLSLGSAYLESVFHRYLIALERGEPIPFAVPEPGQVAQTSEMLFDAEEQVKEVSLYLWLSYRFPDHFVDTENALKAREVLNAFIERSLRKGIFARSCKRCGKPLPPNFSFGICQECYRGGRKIRRHYPRR, encoded by the coding sequence ATGGCCAAAAAAAAGAAAAAATTCATCAAGTACAACCAGACCATCCGCTCCATTTTCGGTGGGGAAGGGTTCGACGAGGGGATCACCCGCGTCCCCCTGGACAACCTGATCGAGATGGCGATGATCCTGGGGCTCAAAGAGGAGCGCCTGACCCGCAAGGACCTCATCCGCGCTTTCAGGCGCCTCTGGTCCAACGGCGATACGGCGGATAGGGCCCTCATCACCGAATATCTAAAATCTCTCGACACCACCTTCGCTTCCGAAGAGCGCATCAGCAACGACGAGGAGCGGCAGCGCAAAATCGAAGAGATTTTAAAGACCCTTCCCCATATGCCGGCGGAAGAGGTAGCGGTGAAGGAGTACTTCGGCGGGGTCAAATTGAAAAAGATCACCCCCGCCAGGGTCTCCAGGGTGCTGGAGAAACTGCGCAACGCCAAGAAAAGGAGCCGCCTGGAGGAGAAGTTCGAAGGCTATTTCGACGAAGAGGGGAACTTTTTCTTCTTCCACTCCTTCGAAATCGACCTCTTCGGGGAGCGCTTCCACAAAATTCTGCAACTCTCCTGCACCCCTTTCGGCGAAACGGAGATGACCGACCTGGACGAGGCGTCGCTGCAAGATCGGATGCAACGGTGTATAGAGGAGGCGATCACAGAGCGCAGAAGGGAGCTGGACGCCTTTTTGCGTCTGGCGGAGCGTCCCAATCCCTGGCTGGACAGAGAGAGCGTGCTCGAAGCCGTCAGGCAGATGCCGGAGACCACGGTTCCTCCCTTTATCCCCGTTCCCCGGGAGAAGGTTCGACGCCTCTTTCTTGAACGCTTCGGCGTGACCGACGTAGAGTTTCGCAAGGAGAGTGTCCGCCTTTTCCGCTGGTTCGAAAAGGCGATTTTCGGCCAGGAAACGTGGCAGGTCCGCTACCGCCTGGCGATGGAGGTGCAGAAGCGGTGGCTTTGGCAGCGGCTCTGGGAGGGGGCAAAGCTGCCGATAGAGGAGGATTTCGAAGCCCTGCGCCGGAAAAACGAAGCCCAGTTCGACGGAGAGCTTATGGCCCTGAAGGAGGCGCTGGCACACGAGGCGGAGGGGCTGGGCATCGAAGAGAAGATGATCGAGGCGACGATCGCCGAGGCACTCATCGAGACGGTGGAGCGGCACGGGATTCTTGAAATCCCCTACAAAACCCTCAAGAACATCAACCGCCATTTCGCCCGTCAGATCGAGGGGCTGAAACTCAGAAAACAGCGGGAGGAGCTGCTTGCCAGAACGATCCGCGATTTCAAGAACCTCTTTCCGCTGGCGAGGGAGATGGGTCGCCGGCTCGTTTTCCATGTGGGGCCGACCAACAGCGGGAAGACCTATGCCGCGATGGAGCAGCTCAAAAAGGCCGATACCGGTTACTACCTGGCGCCGCTGCGGCTGCTGGCTCTGGAGGGGTATGAAAACCTTGTCGCCTCGGGTATCCCGGCATCGCTGGTGACGGGAGAGGAGCAGCTGGTCGACGACGAAGCGGCCCATATCAGTTCCACGATCGAAATGGCTAATTTTCAGGTCGATGTGGAGGTCTGCGTCATCGACGAAGTACAGATGATCGACGACCCGGACCGGGGGTGGGCCTGGGCCAACGCCATCATCGGGATTCCGGCGCAGACGGTCATCATGACCGGAAGCGAAGATGCGTTGGAGGCGGTGCGGGAGCTGGCGGAGTGGCTGCAGGAGCCGCTGGAGGTGGTGCGTTTCGAGCGCAAGGCGCCGCTGCTGCTCAAAGATCGCCCCACCTCTTTGAAAAAGCTGGAACCCTCCACCGCCATCGTCGCCTTTTCCAGGCGGGATGTCCTGGCGCTCAAAGAGCAGCTGGCCGGCCGGTACGATGTTTCCGTCGTCTACGGGAACCTCAGCCCGGAAGTACGCCGGGAAGAGGCGCGCCGCTTCAGGGAGGGGGAATCCCAGATACTTGTGGCCACAGACGCCATCGCCATGGGGCTGAACCTGCCGATCAAAACGATCCTTTTCGCCAGGGACAGCAAGTTCGACGGACAGAGCCGGCGCCTGCTGACGCCGTCTGAAATCCGCCAGATCGCGGGCAGGGCGGGGCGCTACGGCCTTCACGAAGAGGGGTATGTGGGGGCGTTGAGCCAGCCGGTGCTCCAGACCGTGACGGAACTGATAGACGAACCGCCCGTTGCGATCCACGGCCCCTACCGGGTCATGGCCAATTTCGAACATATCGATCTGATCGCCAAGATCATCGAGACCGAAAGCCTCTCCGAGATATTGGGCTTTTTCGTCAAACATATGCGTTTCGACGGCCCTTTCGTGGCGGCCAATATCGAGAATATGGCGGAGATCGCGAAAATGGTCGACCTCTACAGGCTCGACCTCAAAAGCAAATACCATCTCGCCTGCGCCCCCCTTAGCCTGGGGTCAGCTTATCTGGAGAGTGTTTTTCATCGCTATCTCATCGCACTGGAGCGGGGCGAACCGATTCCCTTCGCGGTGCCCGAACCGGGGCAGGTGGCTCAGACCTCGGAGATGCTTTTCGATGCGGAGGAGCAGGTGAAGGAGGTTTCTCTCTACCTCTGGCTCTCCTACCGCTTTCCCGACCATTTCGTCGATACGGAAAACGCCCTGAAAGCGAGGGAAGTGCTCAACGCCTTCATCGAACGCTCCCTGCGAAAAGGGATCTTCGCCAGAAGTTGCAAACGGTGCGGCAAACCGCTGCCTCCCAACTTCTCTTTCGGGATCTGTCAGGAGTGTTACCGTGGCGGTCGAAAGATCCGGCGCCATTACCCCAGGCGCTGA
- a CDS encoding gamma-glutamylcyclotransferase family protein, with product MAVERSGAITPGADRLFVYGTLKRGHPMHRLLAPFARYVAEGSICGKLYDLGAYPGVVEEQGCRHRVFGELYRLTDAAEAFRVLDAYEGSEYRRIELPVRLEGGRSVPAWVYLYVGPLEGAGWLKSGEWRPLRE from the coding sequence GTGGCGGTCGAAAGATCCGGCGCCATTACCCCAGGCGCTGACCGGCTCTTTGTCTACGGGACGCTGAAGAGGGGGCATCCCATGCACCGGCTGCTCGCCCCTTTCGCCCGGTATGTGGCGGAGGGTTCCATTTGCGGAAAACTCTACGACCTGGGGGCCTATCCGGGTGTCGTGGAGGAGCAGGGGTGCCGGCACCGGGTTTTCGGAGAACTCTACCGCCTCACGGATGCGGCGGAAGCCTTCCGGGTGCTGGATGCCTATGAGGGGTCGGAATACAGGCGCATCGAACTGCCCGTACGGCTGGAAGGGGGGCGATCGGTGCCGGCCTGGGTTTACCTCTACGTAGGGCCCCTGGAGGGGGCGGGATGGCTAAAGAGCGGGGAGTGGAGACCGTTGAGAGAGTGA
- the ppk2 gene encoding polyphosphate kinase 2, producing the protein MDDVPVCTNSDPLPVLLKKKKAIRKYLEAEELKPYQAELIKLQKHLEINRMKMIILFEGRDAAGKGGTIRRVTRYMNEKHYRVVALGKPTEEQRTQWYFQRYVEQFPHGGEIVLFDRSWYNRAMVEPVFGFCTPEEYQTFIEDTPSFEKTLVRNGIILIKLYFSVTKEEQRRRFERRKTDPLRQWKLSEVDLQAQERWDDFTNMKYEMLKHTHTTIAPWTIIRSDNKHLARLNVMRVILNSVEYEGRDEMLDYVPDSNIVVSGARELELMEAQRLRSGKFIG; encoded by the coding sequence CTGGACGACGTGCCGGTATGCACCAACTCCGACCCTCTGCCGGTCCTTTTGAAAAAGAAGAAGGCGATTCGGAAATATCTGGAAGCCGAAGAGCTCAAACCCTACCAGGCCGAACTGATCAAACTCCAGAAGCACCTGGAGATCAACAGAATGAAGATGATCATCCTCTTCGAAGGGCGCGACGCCGCCGGCAAGGGCGGGACGATCCGCCGGGTCACCCGCTACATGAACGAGAAGCACTACCGGGTCGTGGCCCTGGGCAAACCCACCGAGGAGCAGCGGACCCAGTGGTACTTCCAGCGCTATGTGGAGCAGTTTCCCCACGGCGGCGAAATCGTCCTCTTCGACCGCAGCTGGTACAACCGCGCGATGGTGGAGCCGGTTTTCGGCTTTTGCACCCCCGAAGAGTACCAGACCTTCATCGAAGATACCCCCAGTTTCGAAAAGACTTTGGTGCGCAACGGCATCATTCTCATCAAACTCTACTTCAGCGTCACCAAAGAGGAGCAGCGCCGCCGTTTTGAACGGCGAAAAACCGACCCGCTCCGCCAGTGGAAGCTGAGCGAAGTGGACCTCCAGGCCCAGGAGAGGTGGGACGACTTTACCAACATGAAGTACGAAATGCTCAAACACACCCACACCACCATCGCCCCCTGGACCATCATCCGCTCCGACAACAAACATCTGGCGCGCCTGAATGTCATGCGGGTCATTCTCAATTCGGTGGAGTACGAAGGCCGCGACGAGATGCTCGACTATGTACCTGACAGCAACATCGTCGTCTCCGGTGCCAGAGAGCTGGAGCTGATGGAAGCCCAGCGTCTCAGAAGCGGCAAATTTATCGGATAA
- a CDS encoding valine--tRNA ligase — MSEKKGYDPHAFEEAFYRTWEERGYFEIDGNKAIQKEGANFCIMMPPPNVTGSLHIGHALTFTLQDIMVRYKRMDGYRTLWQPGTDHAGIATQNVVEKQLLAEGKTKEQIGREAFLERVWEWKAYSGGTIVHQMRKLGVSPAWSRERFTMDEGLKNAVRKAFVQLYDEGLIVRGNYMVNWCTHDGALSDIEVEYEESEGKLYHIRYPLVGEEGHVVVATTRPETYFGDTAVMVHPDDERYKHLVGKKVRLPLIGREIPVIADEHVDMEFGTGVVKVTPAHDPNDYEVGKRHNLEFITVFDEKGILNKFAGEFEGHERLDAREKIVARLDEEGFIETIEPHRHQVGHCYRCHNVVEPYISKQWFVKKEIAKKAIEKVNAGEARFFPPHWINSYNAWMNDLRDWCISRQLWWGHRIPVFYCDDCGYEWADEKEHPEKCPKCGSTHFHQDPDVLDTWFSSALWPFSTLGWGNGDALKNVKWFEEDLKNFYPNDLLITGFDILFFWVARMIMMGEHFMGELPFKDIYLHALVRDEHGNKMSKSRGNVIDPLDTIEKYSADALRFTLAVLAVQGRDIKLSNDKLDQSRNFTNKLYNAANYLQLNVETFDDLQNMQISTPLGRYMRSRFALAVEETRRFIDQYRFNDAATTLYRFLWGEFCDWGIELSKASRESVPELGAIFKEAMKLLHPFMPFISEYLWQRLSGTELENAESIMVRPYPLPQGRDEAVETTFAHIIEAIVAIRRAKATVDLPGKKIEVAYIKPDTPIDAKTAEPFIKLLAKTERVEFVDKKVENAITDVSDHMEVYLPLEGIDLAPILKRLEKQQAKLTKEVTKLAGMLKNEKFLANAPANVVEENKKALEEAKKKLEKVEAELLQLTNV, encoded by the coding sequence ATGAGCGAGAAAAAAGGGTACGACCCCCACGCCTTCGAAGAGGCGTTTTACCGAACCTGGGAAGAGCGGGGCTATTTTGAAATCGACGGAAACAAAGCCATTCAGAAAGAGGGGGCAAATTTCTGCATCATGATGCCGCCGCCCAATGTAACGGGAAGCCTTCACATCGGGCATGCGCTGACCTTCACGCTGCAGGATATCATGGTCCGCTACAAGCGGATGGACGGTTACCGGACGCTCTGGCAACCCGGCACCGACCATGCAGGCATCGCCACCCAGAACGTGGTGGAGAAGCAGCTTCTTGCCGAAGGGAAAACGAAAGAGCAGATCGGTAGGGAAGCCTTCCTCGAACGCGTTTGGGAGTGGAAAGCCTACAGCGGCGGCACCATCGTCCACCAGATGCGCAAACTGGGGGTCTCCCCCGCCTGGAGCAGGGAACGCTTCACGATGGACGAAGGGCTCAAAAACGCCGTCCGCAAAGCCTTCGTGCAGCTCTATGACGAGGGGCTCATCGTCCGCGGCAACTATATGGTCAACTGGTGCACCCACGACGGGGCGCTCAGCGACATCGAAGTGGAGTATGAAGAGAGCGAAGGAAAACTCTACCATATCCGCTATCCGCTGGTCGGCGAAGAGGGCCACGTCGTCGTCGCCACAACCCGCCCCGAAACCTACTTCGGCGACACGGCGGTGATGGTCCATCCCGACGACGAACGCTACAAACACCTGGTGGGCAAAAAGGTGCGCCTCCCGCTGATCGGCCGGGAGATCCCCGTCATCGCCGACGAACATGTCGACATGGAGTTCGGAACCGGTGTGGTCAAAGTGACCCCCGCCCACGACCCCAACGACTACGAAGTGGGAAAACGCCACAACCTCGAATTCATCACCGTCTTCGACGAAAAGGGCATCCTCAACAAATTCGCAGGCGAGTTCGAAGGACACGAACGGCTCGATGCGAGAGAGAAGATCGTCGCACGGCTGGATGAGGAGGGGTTCATCGAAACTATCGAACCCCACCGCCACCAGGTGGGCCACTGCTACCGCTGCCACAATGTGGTGGAGCCCTACATCTCCAAGCAATGGTTCGTCAAGAAAGAGATCGCCAAAAAGGCGATCGAGAAGGTCAACGCCGGCGAAGCGCGCTTCTTCCCGCCCCACTGGATCAACAGTTACAACGCCTGGATGAACGACCTGCGCGACTGGTGCATCAGCCGCCAGCTCTGGTGGGGCCACCGCATCCCCGTCTTCTACTGCGACGACTGCGGATACGAGTGGGCGGACGAAAAGGAGCATCCCGAAAAGTGCCCCAAATGCGGCTCCACCCACTTCCACCAGGACCCCGACGTCCTCGACACCTGGTTCAGCTCCGCCCTCTGGCCCTTCTCGACGCTGGGATGGGGCAACGGCGACGCTTTGAAAAACGTCAAATGGTTCGAAGAGGACCTGAAAAACTTCTACCCCAACGACCTGCTCATCACGGGCTTTGACATCCTCTTCTTCTGGGTCGCGCGGATGATCATGATGGGCGAGCACTTCATGGGCGAACTCCCTTTCAAAGATATCTACCTCCACGCCCTGGTGCGCGACGAGCACGGCAACAAGATGAGCAAATCCCGCGGCAATGTCATCGACCCGCTGGATACCATCGAAAAATACAGTGCAGACGCCCTGCGCTTTACGCTGGCGGTCCTGGCGGTCCAGGGGCGCGACATCAAACTGAGCAACGACAAGCTGGACCAGAGCCGCAACTTCACCAACAAGCTCTACAATGCCGCCAACTACCTCCAGCTCAACGTGGAAACCTTCGACGACCTGCAGAACATGCAGATTTCCACCCCTCTGGGGCGCTACATGCGAAGCCGTTTTGCCCTGGCGGTGGAGGAGACACGCCGCTTTATCGACCAGTACCGTTTCAACGACGCGGCGACGACCCTCTACCGCTTCCTCTGGGGCGAATTCTGCGACTGGGGGATCGAACTGAGCAAAGCGAGCAGGGAGAGTGTGCCGGAGCTGGGCGCCATCTTCAAGGAGGCGATGAAACTTCTGCATCCCTTCATGCCCTTCATCTCCGAATACCTCTGGCAGCGCCTCAGCGGCACGGAGCTGGAAAACGCCGAATCGATCATGGTTCGCCCCTACCCCCTTCCCCAAGGGCGCGACGAAGCGGTCGAAACCACCTTCGCCCACATCATCGAAGCCATCGTCGCCATCCGCCGCGCCAAGGCGACGGTGGACCTGCCCGGCAAAAAGATCGAGGTGGCCTATATCAAACCCGACACCCCCATCGACGCCAAAACCGCCGAACCCTTCATCAAACTTCTGGCGAAGACTGAACGGGTCGAATTCGTCGACAAGAAGGTCGAAAACGCCATCACCGACGTCAGCGACCATATGGAGGTCTACCTGCCTCTTGAGGGCATCGACCTCGCCCCCATTCTCAAGCGCCTCGAAAAACAGCAGGCCAAACTGACCAAAGAGGTGACCAAACTGGCAGGCATGCTCAAAAACGAGAAGTTCCTGGCCAACGCCCCCGCCAACGTCGTCGAAGAGAACAAAAAGGCGCTGGAAGAGGCGAAGAAAAAGCTGGAGAAAGTGGAAGCGGAGCTGTTGCAGCTGACGAATGTGTAA